In one Amaranthus tricolor cultivar Red isolate AtriRed21 chromosome 8, ASM2621246v1, whole genome shotgun sequence genomic region, the following are encoded:
- the LOC130820453 gene encoding acetyl-coenzyme A synthetase, chloroplastic/glyoxysomal-like, with protein sequence MMQSLSCSYSISRALLLYSNNSGSTSNSTQLPRPTNFKKNYLFRDLGQIICQFHEKGHLNFVAGDRKMRNLTTQNHLRHVESLPIFPSGAGKLAHLNAVILGEALASEENEMVFPSQEFSNNALVSNPDKYLEMYKRSVEDPAGFWGDIAEEFYWKKKWGGQVCSENLDVRNGSINIEWFKGGMTNICYNCLDRNVEMGNGDKVALYWEGNDPGFDDKLTFSQLLEKVCQLANYLKDVGVKKGDAVIIYLPMLMELPIAMLACARIGAIHSVVFAGFSAESLAQRIIDCKPKVVLTCNAVKRGAKVIGLKAIVDAALAESDTEGVSVDVCLTYENQSALKKENTKWKEGRDIWWQDVVPKYPSTCDVEWVDAEDPLFLLYTSGSTGKPKGVVHTTGGYMVYTATTFKYAFDYKPSDVYWCTADCGWITGHSYVTYGPLLNGATCLVFEGAPTYPDAGRCWDIVDKYKVSIFYTAPTLIRSLMREGTEPVTRYSRKSLRVLGSVGEPINPSAWRWFFNVIGESRCPISDTWWQTETGGFMITPLPGAWAQKPGSATYPFFGVQPAIVDEKGNELEGECSGYLCMKHSWPSAFRTLYGDHERYETTYFKPFPGYYFTGDGCSRDKDGYYWLTGRVDDVINVSGHRIGTAEVESALVSHPQCAEAAVVGVEHEVKGQGIYAFVTLVEGVPYSDDLRKSLIMTVRSQIGAFAAPDKIHWAPGLPKTRSGKIMRRILRKIASRQLDELGDTSTLAEPAVVDQLIALADK encoded by the exons atGATGCAGTCTCTTTCCTGTTCTTACTCAATCAGTCGAGCCTTGTTGTTATATAGCAATAATAGTGGAAGTACTAGTAATAGTACCCAATTACCTAGACCCACAAATTTCAAAAAGAATTACCTTTTTAGGGATCTGGGTCAgattatttgtcaatttcacgaAAAGGGTCATCTTAATTTCGTCGCTGGTGACCGGAAAATGAGGAATTTGACGACACAAAATCATCTTAGACATGTTGAATCTTTGCCGATTTTTCCTTCTGGGGCTGGGAAATTAGCCCATTTGAATGCTGTTATTCTTGGGGAAGCTCTTGCTTCTGAGGAAAATGAAATGGTTTTTCCTAGCCAGGAATTTTCCAACAATGCACTTGTTTCTAATCCTGATAAG tatttgGAGATGTATAAGAGATCAGTAGAGGATCCAGCAGGGTTTTGGGGAGATATTGCTGAAGAGTTTTATTGGAAGAAGAAATGGGGAGGGCAAGTTTGCTCTGAGAATTTGGATGTGAGAAATGGAAGTATTAACATTGAG TGGTTCAAAGGTGGGATGACCAACATATGTTACAACTGTTTGGATAGAAATGTTGAGATGGGGAATGGTGACAAAGTTGCATTGTATTGGGAAGGGAATGATCCTGGTTTTGATGACAAATTGACTTTCAGTCAGTTGTTGGAGAAAGTTTGTCAG CTAGCAAATTACTTGAAAGATGTCGGTGTCAAGAAGGGTGATGCTGTTATTATCTATCTGCCTATGCTAATGGAACTTCCAATTGCAATGCTTGCGTGTGCTCGAATTGGTGCTATTCACTCG GTTGTCTTTGCCGGTTTCTCTGCCGAATCACTTGCACAACGGATCATAGATTGCAAGCCAAAGGTTGTTCTTACTTGCAATGCTGTTAAAAGAGGAGCAAAGGTTATTGGACTCAAAGCCATTGTTGATGCGGCTCTTGCTGAATCAGATACGGAAGGCGTTTCTGTAG ATGTATGTTTAACATATGAAAACCAGTCAGCCTTGAAAAAAGAGAACACTAAATGGAAGGAAGGAAGAGATATTTGGTGGCAG GATGTCGTGCCAAAATACCCGAGTACTTGTGATGTTGAATGGGTTGACGCAGAGGATCCTCTATTCTTGCTTTACACTAGTGGAAGCACAGGAAAGCCCAAG GGTGTCGTCCACACTACTGGAGGATACATGGTGTACACCGCGACAACATTCAAGTACGCCTTTGACTATAAGCCGTCCGATGTGTACTG GTGCACGGCTGACTGTGGTTGGATTACTGGACATAGTTATGTCACATACGGCCCTTTGCTCAATGGAGCTACTTGTCTTGTGTTTGAAGGG GCTCCAACTTATCCAGATGCTGGCCGCTGTTGGGACATTGTTGATAAATACAAAGTGTCAATATTCTATACTGCTCCTACACTGATCAGATCTCTCATGCGTGAGGGTACCGAG CCCGTTACTCGTTACTCACGCAAATCACTAAGGGTTCTGGGAAGTGTGGGTGAGCCGATCAATCCTAGTGCATGGAG GTGGTTTTTCAATGTCATTGGTGAATCGAGGTGTCCCATCTCTGACACTTGGTGGCAGACCGAAACTGGTGGATTTATG ATTACTCCTTTGCCGGGTGCCTGGGCGCAGAAGCCAGGTTCCGCCACTTATCCTTTTTTCGGAGTTCAG CCCGCCATTGTAGATGAGAAGGGCAATGAGTTAGAAGGTGAGTGTAGCGGGTATTTGTGTATGAAGCACTCATGGCCTTCAGCCTTTCGAACTCTATATGGTGATCATGAACGATATGAAACAACGTATTTTAAGCCATTTCCCGGTTATTATTTTACCGGTGATGGCTGCAGTAG GGATAAAGATGGTTATTACTGGCTCACTGGAAGAGTGGACGATGTCATCAACGTGAG TGGTCATCGTATTGGCACAGCCGAAGTGGAATCTGCTCTAGTTTCACATCCTCAATGTGCTGAAGCCGCTGTGGTTGGAGTCGAGCATGAG GTCAAAGGGCAGGGTATTTATGCATTTGTTACCTTGGTCGAGGGTGTTCCGTACAGTGATGATCTTCGTAAAAGCCTTATTATGACTGTCCGAAGTCAG ATTGGTGCTTTTGCAGCTCCGGACAAGATTCACTGGGCGCCAGGCCTCCCTAAAACAAGAAGCGGAAAGATAATGAGGAGGATTTTGAGAAAGATTGCCTCAAGACAACTAGATGAGCTTGGAGACACCAGCACTCTGGCCGAACCTGCTGTTGTAGATCAGCTTATAGCCCTTGCCGATAAGTAA
- the LOC130820454 gene encoding prohibitin-3, mitochondrial-like, with product MAGGSQQAVSLLTNIAKAAFGIGAGLTALNSSLYNVDGGQRAVLFDRFRGVLDETAGEGTHFLIPWLQKPFIFDIRTRPHSFSSMSGTKDLQMVNLTLRVLSRPDESRLPRIFQVLGLEYDDKVLPSIGNEVLKAVVAQFNADQLLTERPRVSALVRDSLVKRAKDFNIILEDVAITHLSYGAEFSRAVEQKQVAQQEAERSKYVVMKADQERRAAIIRAEGESESAKLISEATASAGMGLIELRKIEAMKENAATMARSANVTYLPTGNQLLLAMNAPAR from the exons ATGGCAGGGGGCAGTCAGCAAGCAGTCTCTCTCCTCACCAATATCGCTAAAGCTGCCTTCGGGATTGGCGCTGGTCTAACTGCTCTCAATTCTTCTCTTTACAATGTCGATGGCGGTCAAAGAGCTGTTCTCTTCGACCGTTTTCGTGGAGTTCTCGATGAAACTGCTGGTGAAGGGACTCATTTTCTCATTCCATGGCTTCAGAAACCTTTCATCTTTGATATTCGAACTCGTCCTCATTCGTTTTCATCTATGTCTGGTACTAAAGATCTTCAAATGGTGAATCTTACTCTTAGGGTTTTATCTCGTCCCGATGAAAGCCGTCTTCCTCGTATTTTTCAAGTTCTTGGTTTGGAGTATGATGATAAGGTTCTTCCTTCTATTGGTAATGAGGTTTTGAAGGCTGTTGTTGCTCAGTTTAATGCCGATCAGCTTCTCACCGAGCGTCCTAGGGTTTCTGCTCTTGTTAGAGACAGCTTGGTCAAAAG GGCAAAGGATTTCAACATTATATTGGAAGATGTTGCAATCACTCACCTTTCATACGGTGCAGAATTCTCTAGGGCAGTTGAGCAAAAGCAGGTAGCTCAGCAGGAGGCCGAAAGGTCCAAATATGTGGTTATGAAAGCTGATCAAGAGAGGCGCGCTGCAATCATAAGGGCAGAGGGAGAGAGTGAGTCTGCAAAATTAATTTCCGAGGCAACTGCATCGGCTGGTATGGGTTTGATTGAGTTGAGGAAGATTGAAGCCATGAAGGAGAATGCAGCAACAATGGCGCGGTCTGCTAATGTGACATATCTCCCCACCGGAAATCAACTTCTTTTGGCTATGAACGCACCTGCACGCTAG